In a genomic window of Gigantopelta aegis isolate Gae_Host chromosome 9, Gae_host_genome, whole genome shotgun sequence:
- the LOC121380556 gene encoding uncharacterized protein LOC121380556, with protein MKNIILALIVFLSVAATVHAECDVKRAEFCRNELMVGASADEQNNLMLCILHLKFKSCISLADCNNDAVYGQLRVEVVNDINMLCNSDGVMMVASIATMLLAVLAMFFM; from the exons ATGAAGAATATTATCCTGGCCTTAATTGTTTTTCTGA GCGTGGCTGCTACGGTACACGCCGAATGTGACGTCAAACGTGCCGAGTTTTGCCGAAATGAACTCATGGTCGGGGCATCGGCCGATGAACAGAATAACTTGATGTTATGCAT cTTACACCTCAAGTTCAAATCTTGCATTAGCCTCGCCGATTGCAACAATGATGCTGTCTATGGACAACTCAGAGTCGAAGTCGTGAACGATATTAACATGTTGTGTAACAGCG ACGGGGTCATGATGGTTGCTTCAATCGCGACCATGCTTCTCGCTGTCCTCGCTATGTTCTTCATGTAA